TGCCGTACTGGGAGGCGGACGCTCCAGCGTTGCCGATTTCGGGCGCTTCTGCGGGTCGGCAGGTGATCTCAGGCCTGTCCGCTTCTGCTCCTGCTGCGACACTGCCCGGCCGTGTCTTTACACCCCCAGCGGCGCCCTCGAGCTTACCGACGGGCGTGCAGGCCGCACCCCTTGATCGGCGCACGGCCCTCGCTGAAAGCCCACGCGGCGCAGCGGTCGAGCGCGCGCGGCAACCGGCGACCCCGGACCTTGATCAGCTGGCCAGACAGGTGTACATGCTGCTCAAACGCCGCCTGGCGGCGGAAGTGAGACGCCTGGGCTGAGCCCTTGGGGGCTCAGCCCAGGCGTCTCGACCCTGGCAACCTGGCGTACAGGGGAGGGATGGTCCTCAGGATTCGCGGTTTTTTTCGCTGGTGGACGCCTGGTCCAAATCATCACTCCAGCCACCCAGCGGACGCAGATCGTCACCCTGACCCGCCGAACCAAGGTTGCCGTCGCCGCTCAGGTCGTTCGTTTCGGCGCGCAGGCTGCTTTCCGGTGCGCCCTGTGCGCCGCTCAGACCCGGTCCGGTGCGGCCGTCGACGGTGTTGCCGCCGCGTGGGCCTCCTCCCGTGTCGCTCCGGTCGGGTACGCCACTTTCGGCATTCTGCACGTCTACACCCTCAATGCGGTCGGTCCGGTGCGCGCCGCCTTTTTGGTCGTCGTTCATCACTCCTCGTTTCAGCGGCCCGCGTCCGCAGTCGGGTCGATGGGGGACTGGTCGCTGCCAGCCTGGTTCTTGCCCGTGTCCTCGGTGCCCGCCTCGGTGTTGCCCGGCGTCGAGGTACTGCCGGCGCCACCGGCGCTGGTGGGTGCACCTTCGGCTTCGTGCTGCTGGCGCTGTGCGTAGGCGTCTCGCATTTCCTCTGCTTCGTTGTGCTTGTCGGTCATGCTTCAAGGCTAGGCGCCAGCCGATGGGGAGGGTGTGTTGGCCGTCAAGCCAGGTTCATTCCCTGCATTGATGTCAAACTTCGGATCAGAGCCCAGGCCAGTTCATGAGCCTGGCGTATTGAGACGGCACCACCGCTCACGCTCCATAATGCAAATAATCATGCCTTCTTCCCGCTCGCTGCTGCTTGTCGAGAACGACCAGAGTTACGCGTACCTGATCGGGCGGCTGTGGAGTCAGGTCGCCCCGGACGTGACGCTGCGTGTCGCCAAGGACGGTCACATGGCGCTGGACCAGATCGCCAACCTGCAGCCCGACCTGGTGCTGCTGGATCTGGTCATGCCCGATATGACCGGGCTCGAGCTGCTGCGACTTCTCAAAAGCAGCGACGAGCTGACCCGTATTCCCGTGGTCGTGTTGACCGCGTACAGTCACGACCACAACGCCTGGGAGGCGTACCACGAACTGGCGAATGCCTTTGTGGTGAAGCCCGACGAGGAGGAGCTGCGGACCATGCTGTCGGCCATTCATGCCTTCTGGTTTACGCATGTCCTGCTGCCCTTGTACCGGGCTCCGACGGGCTGACGCCTGCAGTCTGCCTGAGCTGTTTGCCTTAAGGCCGGATTGATGCCCGTGCAGGCTGACTCACGCCCGGACCTTCTACCCTGAAGATCAGGAGGAAACATGGCGAGAGCAGCTCTGGAGGCGAACCCCATGATGGCGCACCTGCTTCGGGCGCTGGATGGCGGGCAGGACATCGGTGAGTACGGTCGGCGTATCGTGACGAGCGTCGGGCGGCACTTTCTGAGTGAGGACGAACTTCTGGGCCTGCTGTCACGCAACGTGGGTGAAGGTGAGGCACGGAATCTGCTGCATGAAGTCGTCGAGCGCCGGGAGTACCCGCCGCGTCGAGGCAAGATCGTGGAATACATGAAACGTCAGGCCTTTCCGATTCTGCCGGATCTGCACGACCCCGGTCAGGACGACGTATACGCCGGTCTGGTGTTTCCACCTGAAGTTGCAGCGCACATTCCGCGGTTCGAAACCGGACGTGGTCACGAAGCCGTGCCCGAGGACAAGGCGGGCGTGCCGAATCCCAGCTGAACGCGCCTTTTGAATTTCTGAACCCTGAACGGGCTTGGTAAAGCCTTCCTCAGGCATTCGTCACAGCTGGGCCATGATTACGCTTAAGACTGAACATCAAGAGGTGATTATGGCATTAGATGATCTGCGTGGTAATAAAATGATGGCCCATCTGCTGGACGCCCTGAACAAGAAGCAGGACATCGGCCACTACGGACGGCTGGTGTTTGCCATTGTCGCGCGCCACTTCGTAAACGAAGACGAGCTGGTGAAGCTGCTCTCCAAGGACCACGATTTCAGCGAGGAGGAAGCGCGCGGCCTGGTGCAGCAAGTGCAGGAACGTGACTACAATCCGCCGCGCCGCGAAAAGATCCTGGAGTACATGGAAAAGCAAGATTTCCCAATTCTGCCCAATGCCCAGGACCCGGACGCCGGCAATGTCTACCGCGACCTCAACTTTCCCGAGCGGGTCTACACGCACATCAGCGAATACCACCAGCACAAGGCCGAATAATCGCCACCTGCCTGCAGCAACCGGTTCCACCGGTTGCTGCAGGCACCGTTCAGTCCACGGTTTCCAGCAGCCGGTTTTCGAGTACCACGCCGAGTGCCAGCGTCTGGTAGCCTCGCTCATCGAACAGCACTGTCAGCTTGTCTTCCTCGACGTGCATGACCTGCCCTTCGCCAAAGGACGTGTGCCGGACACGCGCGCCCACTGCGAAGGGTCCCTCGGCGCTGGGCGCGTGTACCCGTCCCGCGCGGCAGTTGTCGCACCGTTCACAAGGCGGCGTAAACGCCTGTCCGAAATATCCCAGCAGGTATTCCCGCCGACAGCCGGAAGTGCCCGCGTACCCACGCATCATCTCCAGACGGCTGCGGTCGTACTCGCGGCGATGCTGCTGTGCGGTGGCCGCCTCGGCAGCGGCGTCGTGCGCGTCAAGCTCGCCTGTCAGCTTCACCTTGCCGTTTTTGAGCGTTCGAATGGCACCCACTTCCTCCAGGCGCGACAGGGCGGCCAGAAACTTGGTTTGTGGCATGCCGTTCACCTCGGCCAGCTGCGCGGTGGTGACGGGCCGGTCCGCCGCTTCCAGCAACCGCACGAGGCGTTCGAGATCGTCTTCCTCGATGGGCGCGCTTTGCGCAAAAAACTTGCGCAGACGCAAATCGGTTTCGGCGAAAAAGAGTCGCGCCTCAGCGTCCTGCCCGTCGCGCCCGGCGCGGCCGATCTCCTGGTAATAGGCGTCAAGCGAGCCGGGCAGGTCCGCGTGGGCCACAAAGCGCACGTTGGGTTTGTCGATACCCATTCCGAAGGCAGTGGTGGCGACCACCACATCCCACTCGTCTCCCATGAAGGCGGCCTGTACCGTCTCCCGGATTTCGCTGTTCAGCCCGGCGTGGTAGGCGGCGGCACGCACGCCACGTTCGCAGAGGGATTGGGCGATTTCCTCAGCCTTTTTGCGTGTCGCAGCGTAGACCAGCCCGGGTTTGGCGGCCTTCACGACGTACTCGATCAGGGCGGCGCGCCTTGGTCCGTCCTCCTCGAATTGTTCGGCCTGCAAATCCAGATTGGGGCGGTCAAAGCCGCTGACGATCACCTGGGCCCCGCGCATGCCGAGCCGCTCCACGATCTCGGCCCGCACAGGTGGCGCGGCCGTGGCCGTCAGGGCCAGGATGGTGGGTCGGCCCAGTGCGTCGATGGCGCGCTCCAGGCGGAGATACTCCGGACGAAAGTCGAAACCCCACTCGCTGATGCAGTGCGCTTCGTCCACCACGAAAAGTGACGGTCGGGCGCGGCGCAGGCACGCCAGGGTGTCTTCACTCACGAACTGCTCGGGGGCCAGGAACAGAAACTCCAGTTCGCCCGCTTCGAAAGCGCGCAGCACTTCCTCGCGCTGACTTTCTTTGAGGGTGGAGTTGAGCAGCGCCGCCTGACCACTTTCGATTTGCTCAAGGGCGTCAACCTGGTCGCGCTGCAGGGCGATCAGGGGTGAGACGATCACGGTGGGACCGTCGAGTGAGAGGGCGGCGATCTGGTAAATGGCCGACTTGCCGGAGCCGGTGGGCATGACGGCCAGGGTGTCGTGACCTTCCAGGACGGCCTTGATGGCTTCTTCCTGACCGGCACGAAGTTGCTTGAAGCCGAAGACTTTTCGGGCGAGACGACGGGCTTGCCGCCCCGCGGTGTTCGCGGAGTTGGATGTGGTCATATCGAAGGGGAGAGCGGTGAAACAGCCAAGGCACAGACGCCGCCCGGGCTTCTCTACTGTGCTCCCGGTGATGCTGGCGCGGTGAGAGGCGGCCTGAATGCGTGTTCACATTGTCTGCAGCCCTGCCTGTAATGACCTGCCGACAGCAGTCCGGCGGGCCGAATGGCCAGCCGGACTGCTGGTGATTCGCGATGCGTTCAGGCCTGCGCTTTTTCGCGAACCTGGTTCTTGAGTCGGTGCAGGATGGCGCCCATGCCGCGCAGACGCATGGGGGTGATCAGTTCGTTCAGACCCATCTCGTTGTAAAAATCATCGGGGATGCTCAACACATCCTCGGGAGAGGCGCCCGCAAGGCCCTCGGTCAGGATGCCCGCGTAGCCGCGCACGGTGGGCGCTTCGGGTGGCACGTCGAAAAAGAGGTCCACCTGACCGCCCTCGACCTCGGTGACCAGAAAAAACGGGGAAGTGCATTCGGGAACGCTCTCAAGCAACTCCGGGTGATTCTGGTAGCGTTCGGGCAGGCCGGGGAGTTTCTTGCTGTACTCCAGCAGCACCTGCAGTCGCAGCGGCTTGGGCGCGCTGCGAAACATCTTGACGATGTTCTGGAGCTTGTCGGGCAGGGCACTTTGCGTCATGTTCTTTACGCTAGCGCAGGGCGCGGGCTAGATATGGGAAGTCGCTTTCAGTTGACTGGTTTTGTCAACAAGACGAATATGCAGGTAAGATTGCACGGTAAGGGCATCCGAGGACGAGCTTCAAAGAAAATCACCCTGAGGAGGAATGCACATGGACTACGCCAACGACGTACTGGTCAGCACCGACTGGGCTTACGAGCACCTGAACGACGAGGGGCTGCGCTTCATCGAGGTCGACGAGGACATCCTGCTCTACGAAACCGGCCACCTGCCCGGTGCTGTCAAGGTGGACTGGCAGCAGGATTTCTGGGACCCGGTCATGCGTGAATTCATCGGTCCCGAAGAGTTCGCCGCCCTGATGGGCCGTCTGGGCGTCACTCCCGACACCACGGTGATCCTGTACGGCGACAAGAGCAACTGGTGGGCCGCCTACGCCTACTGGTTCTTTCAGTACAACGGCCACACCAACGCCAAGATCATCAACGGAGGCCGTCAGAAACTGGTCGCCGAAGGCCGTGAACTGACCACTGACGTGCCGCAGGTTACCCCGACCCAGTACCCCGTCGGCGTGCGCGACGAGAGCATCCGCGCCTACCGCGACGAGGTCAGGGCGCACATCGAAAAGGTGCGCGCCGGTCAGGGCGCTATGGTGGACGTGCGCAGCCCCGACGAGTTCAGCGGCAAGGTCACCCACATGGCCAACTACCCTCAGGAAGGCGTGCTGCGTGGCGGCCACATTCCAGGCGCCAGCAATATCCCCTGGGCGCGCACCGTCAACGAGGACGGGACCTTCAAGAGCGCTGACGAGCTGAAAGCCATGTACGAAGCCGAAGGCGTCACCCCTGACAAGGAAATCATCGCTTACTGCCGCATCGCCGAGCGCAGCAGCCACTCGTGGTTCGTGCTGACCAAGCTGCTCGGTTACCCCAAGGTCACCAATTACGACGGTTCGTGGACCGAATGGGGCAACGGCGTCGGCCTGCCCATCGAAAAAACCTACGTCGCCGAATAAAGGTGCCAAAGAAAAAGGGACGCGCTATGCGTCCCTTTTTCTTTGGCGATCTCAGCGCAGCTTCCGCACCCGCTCTATTTCCGTACTTCCGCTGCCCAGCCGCGCAGGCAGGGTGTCTTCGTCAATGCGCCTGCCCGTCTCCACGTCGAAGGTGGAGAGTCGAATGATGCCCGCCCGCACATCAAAGTCGGCAACGGTGACCGTGGAGCGCGCCGTACCGGGAAAGCCGAGCAGGTCACGCGCACCGATGCCGCCAGTGGCGAGCAAATTCAGCCCTCCGCGCCGGGCAGGATAGTACGCCGCGTGATGCCCGCTGACGTAGGTGTGCACCCGGTAGCGCTCCAGCATGGCCCGCAGGGACTCGGCACCCGCCAGGACATTACCAGAACCAGCTCGGCCCATGCCCACCGCGTACAGTGGCAGGTGGCCGATCACCATCCGCATCGGCGCCGCCTGAGCCGCTGAAGACGCCAGCTGCATCTCCAGCCACGTGCGGTCCTGCAGGTCGTGACTGCTGGCGTCCACCACCGCGAAGAACATCCCACCGAAGGTGAAGGTGAAGGCGAACGGAAAACGCGAGCGGTCGACGAAGTCAAGCGGCGGCGCCTTGCCCGGCGTGTTCCAGTACCGAGCGAGCAGCTGACGGTCGCGCGCAAAGGAAAACTGCCCGCCCGCCCGCGCTGATGAACCGTCGTGGTTTCCCACGGCGAAGGCGAAGGGAATGTCCGCGCGGCGCAGCGGCCCGGCAACCTGCTGATCGAAGGCCCGCCACATCGCCCGCACGTTCATGTCCGTGAGGCTGCGCTTCTGGGCAGCGATGACATCGCCGGCGGAAAGGAACAGATCGGGCTGCCATTCGTTCAGCGTGCGCGTCATGACGCGCGCCAGCGGGGCCGGGTAGGAAGTCGAGCCGTAAGGGCCGTTGAAATCGCTGAGGATCACCGCACGAAAACGGCCAGTCTGCGCGGGCGTGGAGGGCGCGGCGGCCAGCGCGCTGGTCAACAGCAACACACCGAGCAGCCAGAGGACAGGCGCCTGCTTCATGCCGCCCGTTGTAGCAGGGCGCTTCGCCTTCCGGGTGAGGAGCTGACTTTCGGAAGTGCAGGGCCAGCCCCAACCCCTCAATCACCTCAGGGTACGCCCGCAGCAGGAAGACCGAGGACCTGTAGGGCAGGCGATCTCGCGTCGGCTTGGGCCCGGATTGCACGCGGCCCTGACTCCTGTTGCGGTCGGTGCCGTCAGGCCTTCAGGCGGTAGATGGCCAGCATGCCCACGTAGCGCCGCTCGACCAGACGGCGCGCTTCCAGCTCGTCGAGCGCGCTGTTCACCTGGGTACGCCCCAGATTCAGGTGATCACACAGATGACGGATGGTATCCGGTCTCAGCAGCAGACGGGCCAGCACGGCGTGAGCGGCGCCCGTGAGCGGCTCGGTCGGCACGACATCAGGCACCACCGCGCGCGGGGGCACGCTGTAGGTGCGGTAGTGCGCGCGTGCACTCTGCACGATCCACGCTTCGCCGTCCTCGACCAGCTGGCGCATGAGGGAGCGCAGGACCGAGACGCTGATGTTCATCTCGCTGCGCAGGCCCACCTCGGTCCATTCCTCGCGGGAGTGCAGCAGGCCGATCAGTTGTCGGCGTGCAGTGGGAAACCCTCGGCTGGCCTCGCTGGCGGAAAACATCGGCATTTCGGTCATGTGGCCCCTTTCGCGCGTCCTATCAGGACGTCAAGGTGCGTAGTGCTCGGAGAGCGGGCCGGTGAAGCGGCCGGGCAAACAGCGTCCGGAAAGGATTTCGCTGTGGACGCAAAGTGGAGAGCGCGGCGCCTGAACACTTCACCCTAGCAGCCCGCCGCAGCGCCCGGTCTTCACCCTTCGTGAAGCCTCTGCATCGGCGTTCGGGCAGCGTGCCCGTGTTCTCTCAGCTTTGCGTGCGCTGCATGTGAAGGAAGCTTGAGACAGCCTGCGCCCAACGGACCCCCAGTCAGGTCAGGCTGAGACCATGAGCCACGACCAGGACGATCTGCTGGGGCGCGGTATCCGCATGGACCCCTTGCTGCCCCCGATGACCCCGACCAGTGACGCCCCTCCGCCCGCACCGGCCGGACAACAGGTGCCCGAACACGCCCTGGAAGATCAAGGTGAGAGGCCATCCGTGCGCCCCAGCGGTCAGGCCCTCTCGGCTCAGGAAGTCGCGCAGCTGCAGCAGACGGCCGATCCCGCCCAGCAGGAAGCGGAGCGTGCGCTGGAGCGGGCTGAGGGCCGGGTGGACCACACCGAGTCTTGAGCGCGCTTTGGTGAAGGTCATGACACGCAA
The Deinococcus peraridilitoris DSM 19664 genome window above contains:
- a CDS encoding MarR family transcriptional regulator, with the translated sequence MTEMPMFSASEASRGFPTARRQLIGLLHSREEWTEVGLRSEMNISVSVLRSLMRQLVEDGEAWIVQSARAHYRTYSVPPRAVVPDVVPTEPLTGAAHAVLARLLLRPDTIRHLCDHLNLGRTQVNSALDELEARRLVERRYVGMLAIYRLKA
- a CDS encoding response regulator, with the protein product MPSSRSLLLVENDQSYAYLIGRLWSQVAPDVTLRVAKDGHMALDQIANLQPDLVLLDLVMPDMTGLELLRLLKSSDELTRIPVVVLTAYSHDHNAWEAYHELANAFVVKPDEEELRTMLSAIHAFWFTHVLLPLYRAPTG
- a CDS encoding metallophosphoesterase family protein, which codes for MKQAPVLWLLGVLLLTSALAAAPSTPAQTGRFRAVILSDFNGPYGSTSYPAPLARVMTRTLNEWQPDLFLSAGDVIAAQKRSLTDMNVRAMWRAFDQQVAGPLRRADIPFAFAVGNHDGSSARAGGQFSFARDRQLLARYWNTPGKAPPLDFVDRSRFPFAFTFTFGGMFFAVVDASSHDLQDRTWLEMQLASSAAQAAPMRMVIGHLPLYAVGMGRAGSGNVLAGAESLRAMLERYRVHTYVSGHHAAYYPARRGGLNLLATGGIGARDLLGFPGTARSTVTVADFDVRAGIIRLSTFDVETGRRIDEDTLPARLGSGSTEIERVRKLR
- a CDS encoding SufE family protein, with product MTQSALPDKLQNIVKMFRSAPKPLRLQVLLEYSKKLPGLPERYQNHPELLESVPECTSPFFLVTEVEGGQVDLFFDVPPEAPTVRGYAGILTEGLAGASPEDVLSIPDDFYNEMGLNELITPMRLRGMGAILHRLKNQVREKAQA
- a CDS encoding RecQ family ATP-dependent DNA helicase, which codes for MTTSNSANTAGRQARRLARKVFGFKQLRAGQEEAIKAVLEGHDTLAVMPTGSGKSAIYQIAALSLDGPTVIVSPLIALQRDQVDALEQIESGQAALLNSTLKESQREEVLRAFEAGELEFLFLAPEQFVSEDTLACLRRARPSLFVVDEAHCISEWGFDFRPEYLRLERAIDALGRPTILALTATAAPPVRAEIVERLGMRGAQVIVSGFDRPNLDLQAEQFEEDGPRRAALIEYVVKAAKPGLVYAATRKKAEEIAQSLCERGVRAAAYHAGLNSEIRETVQAAFMGDEWDVVVATTAFGMGIDKPNVRFVAHADLPGSLDAYYQEIGRAGRDGQDAEARLFFAETDLRLRKFFAQSAPIEEDDLERLVRLLEAADRPVTTAQLAEVNGMPQTKFLAALSRLEEVGAIRTLKNGKVKLTGELDAHDAAAEAATAQQHRREYDRSRLEMMRGYAGTSGCRREYLLGYFGQAFTPPCERCDNCRAGRVHAPSAEGPFAVGARVRHTSFGEGQVMHVEEDKLTVLFDERGYQTLALGVVLENRLLETVD
- a CDS encoding sulfurtransferase, coding for MDYANDVLVSTDWAYEHLNDEGLRFIEVDEDILLYETGHLPGAVKVDWQQDFWDPVMREFIGPEEFAALMGRLGVTPDTTVILYGDKSNWWAAYAYWFFQYNGHTNAKIINGGRQKLVAEGRELTTDVPQVTPTQYPVGVRDESIRAYRDEVRAHIEKVRAGQGAMVDVRSPDEFSGKVTHMANYPQEGVLRGGHIPGASNIPWARTVNEDGTFKSADELKAMYEAEGVTPDKEIIAYCRIAERSSHSWFVLTKLLGYPKVTNYDGSWTEWGNGVGLPIEKTYVAE